The Mycobacterium avium subsp. avium genomic sequence GGATCTCGCCGGCCCGGCGGCGTCGCTGGCCGTCGACGAGATCGCCGCCACCATGGGTTACGTCGTGGGCAAGCTGGCCAAGGCCCCGCAGGGCGCCCGCGTGCAGTTCGAGCTCACCGGTCCGCTGGCCCGCGTTATCCGGGTCAGCGTCGACGGCCGCGCCACGGTGGTCGACGATTTCGCCGGCGAGCAGGCGACCGCGACGATCCGGTGCGACGGGCTGCAGTTCACCCGGCTCGCCGGCGGGCGCCCGATGTGCCCCGCGCGCGACCAAACCGTCGAACTCGGCGGAGACAAAGGCCTGGCCAGCCATGTCGTGGCGCGCCTCAATTTCGTGATCTGATCGCCGCCCGGCGGGGAACATAATGCCGTTGCCGCTGGTTGATAGGCATGTACCATTGATAGTCCTGCCGAAAGTCGGCGGGGATGCGAGGGGCTGAAAGGTTTCGACTTCGCGCATCGAATCAAGGGAAGCGTGCCGGTGCAGGCAACTGACCACCGTAAGCGTCGTTGCAAATAGATAAGCGCCGATTCACATCAGCGCGACTACGCTCTCGCTGCCTAAGCGACAGCTAGTCCGTCAGCCCGGGAACGCCCTCGACCCGGAGCCTGGCGTCAGCTAGAGGGATCCACCGATGAGTTCGGTCGCGGGACTCATCGGGACACCAACAGCGACTGGGATCGTCATCCTGGCTTGTTCGCGTGACCAGGAGATCCGAGTAGAGGCATAGCGAACTGCGCACGGAGAAGCCTTGAGGGAATGCCGTAGGACCCGGGTTCGATTCCCGGCAGCTCCACTGCTCTAACTGCACAAACAATAGTAAGTACAAAAGCAGTCAGCACCGCGTCAGCACGGGATGGCGCTATGATGCTGCGGCATGGCATTCATCCGCGCGCGTCAGCACAACGACGGCACCACGGTTTACGGAGTCACCTACCGGCTCGGCGGCCGTGGCAGTCGCCAGTCGTCCGTAACTTTTCCCGACGAAAAGCAGGCGAAGCGCTTCTGCGCCCTGGTGGACTCGCATGGCCCGGAGCGCGCGTTAGAACTGGCCGGCATCGCAGACACCCAGCGGGCGGTGTCGGCACTCACGGTAGCGGAATGGCTAGATCGCCACATCGGGAGCTTGACCGGTGTCGAGAAGAAAACCATCTCCGAGTACCAGCGGTACGCGACTCGCGACATTGGGCCGCCGCTCGGCGCGATCCCGCTAGGCAAGCTCACCCGCGAAGACATAGCCGAGTGGGTCAACGAGATGTTTGAGGCGGGCGCCGCTGGCGGCACCATTGAGAACAAGCACGGATTTCTGTCAGGAGCGCTAAAGCGGGCAGTCGAAGATGGGCACCTAGCCGCCAACCCATGCCAGGGCATCCGGCTACCGCGCACTGAGGAGCAGGAAATGGTGTGCCTGACCCGTGACGAGTTCCAGACCCTTAAGGCCGCGTTTAGTGCTCACTACCGGCCGTTGGTGGAGTTTCTGGTGGCGTCCGGGTGTCGGGCTAGCGAAGCGTTGGCGCTTAGGCCATCTGACGTTGACCGCGAAGCGTCGACTGTGCGAATCGCTCGTGCGTGGAAGCGTGCCGGGTCGGGCTACGAGCTGGGTCCCCCGAAGACCAAAAGGTCGGTGCGTACGATCAACGTCCCCAAATCGGTTCTAGATCAACTTGACTACGGCGGCGAGTGGCTATTTACCGGCACGAATGGCGGGCCGGTCCGTATCTACTCGTGGCGTTCGAACGTCTGGTACAAATCACTCGCGAAGGCGCAGAAGAACGGCTTAGCGAAGCGACCCAGAGTCCATGACCTGCGGCATACGTGCGCGTCATGGATGATCCAAAACGGCGCCCCGTTGCCGCTGATCCGTGACCATTTAGGGCACGAGTCGATCAAGACGACGGTGGACTGTTACGGGCACTTGGACAGGAACGACCACGTTGTTGCCGCTGAGGCTATCGGCAAAATGCTTGGGTAGCGTGGCCCCCATCACAAACCCCTTGGCATCTCATCTATTTGTCAGCACTCGTATGTGATGATACGGAGCAACGGGATACGGGGTGAACGGCCCGGGGGAGCGGCGCGGGGGCGCCGACCAGCATTCACCAGATTAGAACACCGAATGTCGAGCGATGATTATGTTCTGATGGATCAAAAGGAAACGTCAGCGGTTACGCGCGTACCGATTAACACCCTCAAGGATTGGCGGGCCAAGGGGATAAAGGGCCCGCGTTCTGCGGTTATCGGTGGTCGGGTTATGTACCGCAAGGTCGATGTGCTGGCGTGGATCGATGAACAATTCAACCAATCTGGCAAGGGGGCGCCCCCCAATGCCGGGTCGATCTTTAAGCCTTTAGGCAAGCGTTCGCTGCTGAACGTATAGCAGGCTCGATAATGACAAAAAAATGCGACTTAAGAGTACTTACCGTGACATCCGTCACAAATGTCCCAAAAGCGCATGAATCTGAGGGTCGCCTCGATAGATTAGAGGTAGAAGGACTTTTTGGCGACAATAGTCGCGGCCGTAATTGCAAGCCTCGCCCCAAACGTAAGAACGTTGCGAACGCGCCACACTGGCAGATAGACGCAGACGGAAAGCTCTACTACCAGCGGCGAGAAGTTGAGCCGCACGGGAATCCGCCGATCATTGATCTAGGTCCGTCTGCCTACCCGCCGATACTCCCGGCGTACAACGAATATGACGGTGGCCGGGAGCGCTTCGTTGACGAGCTAGTGTGCTGGCATTTCCACGGCCCAATCTCGCCGACACTCCAACTGTTTACGCACGTACGTCACCTTGACGGCGACTGGCTGAACTGTGCAGCAGACAACCTTGTACGCGAGCTGGACGAGGAATGGCGAGAAGCCAACAAAGCGCGCCAGATAGCCGAGTGGATGATGGTTGACGCTTCACGGACCGCATGGGAGCTCGGCGTTAGAGGGCATGGAGGAGAGTTTTCTTACGCGCCGAGCCGGCAAAAAGCACCGCGAGGATTGCGGGACGAGCCGGGCATTGGCACGCTCCCGTCATGGGCGCCGCTATCGCCCGTATGGGCGTCACAAGACCCGAACGGCGCCGCGCCTTAATCCTCCGGCACGCGGCGCCGTTCACGCACACAATAAAAAAGGGAGAACACCAAATGGCAAATGTGCAAGTCGGCCGGGACCAGGACGGCAGGCTGAGCCTAACGATCACCGACCTAAGCGACAGCGAACTAGCCGAGCTAATACGAGTGGCACAACATGACACGCGTTCTGCCTCGCCAGCTAAGGCCCGACTGATGCGCTATCGCATGGCATAGATACCTAACCGACTAACTAGAACGGGACACTAAAGATGACGCCTAACAATGACACGCTGCTTGAACCGCTTCGCTATGACTTCCTGGTCTCAAAGGGCGACGACAAAGCGCTTATCGGATTGCGCATTGACACGCCCGATGGCGGAATTATCGTGCCTATGACGAGCCAGGACGCTTTCGCGATTGGGCGCGGTTTGGTGGCGCACTCAGATTTCCTAGAGCAGCGGCCGGTACGCAAGTGGGCTTAGATGTCCACGGGCATCCAACGGCCTTGCATCGGCTGCGGATGCCTAATCGCGAGCGGGTCGCGGTGTAACGAATGCCGGCCGAAGCCTCGGCCGCCGCTCATGCGCTACCCGATCAAGCAATGAACCGGCCATGCATTCGGTGTGGAATGCTGATACCCAAGGGCAGCCGATGCGGACAATGCGCACCAAAACGGCTACGGCCACAAGGGCATCCCCACACAAACACCGGGCGCATGAAACGGCTAAGCAAGGCAACTCGGAAGGCGCAGCCGTGGTGTCTCGACTGCCGCTCGACAACCGACCTAACGTGCGATCACATCATTCCCGTAGCCGAGCGACCCGACCTCGCATGGGAGCCGCTGAACCTGACGACGCGCTGCCGATCCTGCAACGGACGACGCGGCAACCGATGCACTGACGCGGAACGCGGTCAGGTGCTCGACGCCATCGCAGCACGCACGGCACGATGGCGGCGCGCTTGCCAAGCTCAGGCTGGGTTAGGTCCAGGACAACCCGGACTGCACCAAGCACGCTGAACCTCGGTGTCGTACGGCTGATCAACGCCGGGCGTCTGACCAAGCACGTACATGTCATCGACTACCTCGGTGATCTGCGCGCCGCACTTGTCGCAGACTCCACCGCGCCGACGCCTTATGTGGCCCACTGTTGTTCCAGGTCCCGCAGTACCTCGTCGGGACTCCTGTCCGTCGCCCTACTGACCTCAATGAGTAGCCCCACGACGAGGCTCTGCATACCGCCCTTAAGCATGCCGTCGTAATCGACGTACGTCCGTTTGAAGTCGGCAAGCAACTCCTCTACTTCGGGCTGCGAGTCTTCGAGAGAATACGGCGGCGGCTTCGGTTCGCCCATTCGGGCGCGTATGAGGGCAATCGCCATCCTGAGGCTCTCTTTGCCACTTCGCTCATCCGGCACTGGGCGTTCCTCGCATATCGTCGGGCGGCACAAACTCACTGCACGTGGGATCACACTTCGGGCAACACCGTTCCTCGGTCTCGTCCCGGAAACGGCCAGACCCGATATAGGTCCGCACGGTGCGTTCTTCGATCCGGACCCCGAACTCACAAACCGCGTCAGTCGGGAGCCATGCGAAAGCCTTGACCTCGGTACTCGGCATAAGCGTCAAGCTACGCCGCCAGGGTGACAGGTTCCAGGAGCGAAACGCCGTTGAGCAGAGCAAGAGTAGAACGTGAAGTCATCGACGACCTTAGGTCCGCGAGGGTGGGGGGTTGCCCCGACCGGCGCAAACGCTCCGCTCGAACAGCCAGCGCAGGGACGAATTAATTCAGAGCCCGCCGAACTTATGCCAAGCTCCGCCGTATGGCGGCCGATCATTCCTGTAGATGTGTAAGAAGTGGGCGTTCAACATAATGTCGTCAGACAGGCGTTTTCTGGACCCGCTCCAACCCTGTGCATCGCGAACGCTGAACGAGGCACTTCCGTCGCGCGGGGTGACGACGCCGGTTGCGCGGTCCACGTCTACGTCTCCATGTTCAAGATCGAGGCGCCATGACGGGGTTTCTTCGAGCGCCTCAATGAACTGTTCGAGGTGTTCAAGCTCCCGGAACACGCGCATTCGGTCTGGATTATCTAAACGACGGACGAAATAGAAACCATTGACATCCGTGGTTTCATAGCCGAGTGGTTGTGAGCGCGCATTGAACCGTTGGGCTGCCGTTGCCATGACTTAGATTGTAGCGGAACGGGACGGGCGCATATTAGATGCTTAATGACCACCATAATTGAATAAGGAGCGGCTAATATGTCTATGCGCCGTGGGCCCAAGGGGGGCGTGGAGGAATCGCCGTTACCTTTCCGGTCTCGCAAGCTCGGTGTCGAGCGCTTCGCGGCGTTTGCGTCGCGCTATCTGGTGGTGCCCAAGGGTAAGGGCGCCGGGCAGAAGATGCGGCTACGCCCGTGGCAGATGGGGATGCTGCGGCCGTTTCTCGACCCGGACCCGCGCCCTCTGGTCGGTGCGATCATGGGTCCGCGCGGGTTGGGCAAGACGGGCATCTTCGCAGCACTGGGCTTGTACGAATTGTTCTGCGGCCCGGACGGCAACGAGATTCCGATCGTCGCGGTAGACGAGCGCATGGCGGGGCGGTTGCTTAAGCCTGCTGCGCAGATGGTCGAACTTAACGACGAGCTGGCGGCCCGAGCCGTCGTCTATCGGGACCGTATCGAAGTGCCGGGTAAGCGAAGCACCTTGACGGCGCTACCAGCCGAGGCTAAGCGCATCGAAGGCTTGGGAACCTGGACGCTGGCATTGGCTGACGAGCTGGGCGAGATTGACCCGGATACGTGGTCGACGTTGCTGCTCGGTGCCGGAAAGCTCGACGGTGCAATGGCATTGGGCATCGGGACGCCACCGAACCGGGAAACGTCGGTATTGACCGATCTTCGGGAAGCGTGCCGCGCGAACCCGGACGACCGGACGATGGCGTTTTATGAGTTCAGCGCAGACGGATTCGAGCATCACCCGGTGAGTTGTGTCCACTGCTTAGAGCTGGCGAACCCGCAACTAGATGACTTGTTGAGCCGGGACCGCGCTACGGCGTTGCTTAAGCAGACGACCGAGGGTGAGTATCGGCGCAAGCGGTTGTGCCAGGTGGTGACCACCAATGAGTCACCGTTTGTCGACGCGGATACGTGGGATGGGCTGAAGGCGCCGCACCCTGTGCCCGATGGCGCCGACGTTGTGATCGCGCTTGATGGCAGCTTGAAGGACGACAGCACCGCTCTTGTCGTGGGCACTGTGGGCAAGGTTCCACATTTCGACAGGCTCGACGCGTGGGAGAACCCCGGCGATGAGGCTTGGCGCGTGCCGGTGCTCGACGTTGAGCAAGCCATCAGGGAGGCCGCTAAACGGTGGCGAGTGCGCGAGATTGCGTTTGACCCGTACTTATTTACCCGCTCGGCGCAGATACTTGCCGCAGAGGGTTTACCGATGGTGGAATTTCGCCAGTCACCGGCGCGGCAGACGGCCGCGACTAACGACTTGCGCAGCGCGGCCGTGAATGAGCAACTGACGCATTCCGGCGATGAGGTTTTGCGCCGGCATGTTCTTGCGGCGACGGTTTTGGAGTCGGATAAGGGTATCCGTATTGCGAAGGTTAATCGGAGTAAGCACGCACCAAAGATTGACTTGTGTACTGCCCTGATGATGGCGCATTCTCGCGCTACTTGGTTGGCGAGCCAAGCTAGGCCGCGTACGCGAACAGTATCGTTCGCCCACTAAATATGCAGAAAGAACAACTGAATAATGACTTCTGACCTTCTTGTCGAGTTGTGCCAAACGCTCGACTTGCCGCAGGGCCGATATGCCGAATTGGAGCGCTACGCGTCGGGTCGGCAAGCGCTGGCCTACTTAAGCCCCGAAGCCAAGATCGCGCTACCGGCACTAAACCGCATCGTCTCCAACATCCCAAGACTTGCGGTGTCGAGCCTTGCCGAACGACTACGCATTATCGGCTTCAAAGGCACCTACGTATGGCCGGAGTGGCTGGCCAACGATCTTGACCAACAGAGTGTGGTTTTGCATCGCGAGGCGCTGCTTTTCGGGGATGCGTACGTGATCTGTTGGGCACGCTCGGACGGCTCACCGCTGGTGACTGTGGAGAGTCCGCGTCAGGTCGCGGTGGTTAAAGACCCGGCGAC encodes the following:
- a CDS encoding helix-turn-helix domain-containing protein, whose product is MSSDDYVLMDQKETSAVTRVPINTLKDWRAKGIKGPRSAVIGGRVMYRKVDVLAWIDEQFNQSGKGAPPNAGSIFKPLGKRSLLNV
- a CDS encoding HNH endonuclease → MKRLSKATRKAQPWCLDCRSTTDLTCDHIIPVAERPDLAWEPLNLTTRCRSCNGRRGNRCTDAERGQVLDAIAARTARWRRACQAQAGLGPGQPGLHQAR
- a CDS encoding terminase TerL endonuclease subunit — encoded protein: MEESPLPFRSRKLGVERFAAFASRYLVVPKGKGAGQKMRLRPWQMGMLRPFLDPDPRPLVGAIMGPRGLGKTGIFAALGLYELFCGPDGNEIPIVAVDERMAGRLLKPAAQMVELNDELAARAVVYRDRIEVPGKRSTLTALPAEAKRIEGLGTWTLALADELGEIDPDTWSTLLLGAGKLDGAMALGIGTPPNRETSVLTDLREACRANPDDRTMAFYEFSADGFEHHPVSCVHCLELANPQLDDLLSRDRATALLKQTTEGEYRRKRLCQVVTTNESPFVDADTWDGLKAPHPVPDGADVVIALDGSLKDDSTALVVGTVGKVPHFDRLDAWENPGDEAWRVPVLDVEQAIREAAKRWRVREIAFDPYLFTRSAQILAAEGLPMVEFRQSPARQTAATNDLRSAAVNEQLTHSGDEVLRRHVLAATVLESDKGIRIAKVNRSKHAPKIDLCTALMMAHSRATWLASQARPRTRTVSFAH
- a CDS encoding tyrosine-type recombinase/integrase, coding for MAFIRARQHNDGTTVYGVTYRLGGRGSRQSSVTFPDEKQAKRFCALVDSHGPERALELAGIADTQRAVSALTVAEWLDRHIGSLTGVEKKTISEYQRYATRDIGPPLGAIPLGKLTREDIAEWVNEMFEAGAAGGTIENKHGFLSGALKRAVEDGHLAANPCQGIRLPRTEEQEMVCLTRDEFQTLKAAFSAHYRPLVEFLVASGCRASEALALRPSDVDREASTVRIARAWKRAGSGYELGPPKTKRSVRTINVPKSVLDQLDYGGEWLFTGTNGGPVRIYSWRSNVWYKSLAKAQKNGLAKRPRVHDLRHTCASWMIQNGAPLPLIRDHLGHESIKTTVDCYGHLDRNDHVVAAEAIGKMLG